TcgccgtcgtcgtcgtcgcaAAACTCGGCCAGCTCCTTAAACATTCCCGACTCAAGCATTTCGTCAACTCGCTTCGATAAGTACTCGGCCAGAACCACCAACGACACGTCAACCCATAGAAAGCAGCAGTCATACCTGAGCTCCGACGACACTAACTCGGCGCCGTTCTCGAACACATTAACGCCCGGTTCGAACCGCTCTACTAGCAACGCGTGAATGAGAGAGTTTGAGCCGCCGACCAGCATGGGGACTCTCCTTCTGGATCTAATGTCGGACACGACACGACCTGCGAGGTGTCGAAACTCGGTGGGGGAGAGTTCGCCGTCGAGAGGGTCGAGCTCGCCGAGGAGATGGTGTGGGACCCCTTGGCGGTCTGGGAGAGGAATCTTGTTGGTGGTGATGTCGAGGCCTTTGTAGACTTGTATCTTGTCGGAGTTGATGACTTCGAAGCAGAAAGGGAAGCGAGTGGCGAGGTCGATTGAGAGGCTGGACTTGCCGGCGCCGGTGGCGCCCATAATGACGACGACCTTGTCTTTGCGGTGGTGTGGGGTGGATGCTGGGCCGGCATCCATTCGGGCCCAGCGCGGCTTGTGATGGAGAGATGGTGGGGGAGTGAAGTTGACCGGCGGCGAAGTGGAGAGGTAATGTGGGAATGTGGTAATATTATAATATTGGTGAGTTGGGAAGGGATTAAGTGTCATAGAaagaaaggaaggagaggagaagaGAGACAGGCTGGGTTGGTTTTCTTTGGACGGTGAAGCTAGGATGAGCTGGGAAAATGAgctaactagctagctagatagcTTACACACACTGCACACAGCCACACACCATACCAAGCGAATACGGAATAtcaaaacagagagagagaaagcaaGTGGTGAGTGCGTATGATTAATCTCAGCTGTGTTTGTTGTGTGAGTGCTCTTTCTTTCTATCTGATCGAGCTTGATCGACGTCTGTAGAGTACGTAGTGATGATCAGTAGTACGAACAAAACAGGGTGGcgatgatgaggaggaggaggaggatgatgGAATGAGATAATTGCGGCATTGGGATGGTGATGACGACGAATAAACAGTATTGTTTTGTCCTGGAGCTGTTCGATCAGGGCTGTATATAAGGTTTATACTCCTCTGCCTTAGCTTCCTTGTTGcttgcctctctctctctctctctctctctctctctcacacagaGTTTTGTGCGTCCTGCGTTGTTTGatggtttgtttgtttgtttctggCCTGGCTTATAACCTCTGAGGTTTTTTTTGGGTTCTTCTTCCATCTACTCATGCCGCAATTtgttcatttatatatatctccTGCCTGCCTACTAAATAGCATGCGTTTGGTTATTTAAGACTATTTATAATTGATTGCCCTTCTCCTCAATAGAATTGGTCGGTAGAAGCATACTAGGCTACAAGTGAACCGTCTATGGTTCGAACCCCATTTTATGAAAAACTCTTTGAAGGGAGGGATCATACGTATATTACTCAATAGTCCTGAAGAGTTAGCTCACTCCGCCACCATTTAATTGATTGTCATTCTTTCCATTtggtaaataaattattttacaaagCAGTTATTCATGTTTTAGTCAGCTCACCAAGATCTATATCGCTCGATAACgactcaacaaaaaaagaagactaATTAATAAACTAACCTAATTATTAGTAAACCTCGCTGAGGAATGCTATACACTGTACAGTTCGTTTACCCGTACTAGCAAAGAGAATAGATCAGTACTTAAACTCAGTTACTCAAGTGTGTTTGATGATAATTAAGGTAGAAAGTACATGCAATATAACATGATCAAAGGTAAGACTCAGGTGTGTAAGTGTGTTGATGTATAGTATGCCC
This is a stretch of genomic DNA from Argentina anserina chromosome 4, drPotAnse1.1, whole genome shotgun sequence. It encodes these proteins:
- the LOC126791968 gene encoding adenylate isopentenyltransferase-like, yielding MTLNPFPTHQYYNITTFPHYLSTSPPVNFTPPPSLHHKPRWARMDAGPASTPHHRKDKVVVIMGATGAGKSSLSIDLATRFPFCFEVINSDKIQVYKGLDITTNKIPLPDRQGVPHHLLGELDPLDGELSPTEFRHLAGRVVSDIRSRRRVPMLVGGSNSLIHALLVERFEPGVNVFENGAELVSSELRYDCCFLWVDVSLVVLAEYLSKRVDEMLESGMFKELAEFCDDDDGDSEVRTGLRKAIGVPEFGRFFKKYPPAGRSQCCQGAGPRDPLREGAAYNDAVRAIKDNTCQLAKKQIGKIRRLKGAEGWDLRRLDATEAFRAVMTSDSDVVGRKWSEIWEEQVVEPSVKIVKQFLEE